A portion of the Paenibacillus hamazuiensis genome contains these proteins:
- a CDS encoding Gfo/Idh/MocA family protein has translation MSLGELDGGQPQLAYKPQLPQNRTMGIGIVGAGEIVVHAHLPAYRMAGFRVIGIYDANPAKAEAAAGGDPSITVFPTLEAMLKHPEVQIVDIAVPAKFQPGIAIQAAQSGRHLLCQKPLAESYGAAKELVRACAECGIKAAVNQQMRWSPGIQASRSVVKNGWLGEPLQASIQVNVRTYWENWPWLTQTPTLEVMYHSIHYLDSIRYVLGLRPEYVYADGARFPGQPYRGETRTMIHIKFPGEARGLVHDNHNNRMPQDDWYATFRFEGTEGIVKGTNGALYNYPEGREDTVGFYSGRLELGSLYEPKLEGRWFPHAFMGTMGELMRAIEENREPENSAADNLITLQTVFAAYRSMAENRAVYLEEVDA, from the coding sequence ATGAGTTTGGGCGAACTTGATGGCGGGCAGCCGCAGCTTGCATATAAACCGCAGCTGCCGCAAAACCGCACGATGGGGATCGGCATCGTCGGAGCCGGGGAAATTGTCGTGCACGCGCATTTGCCGGCTTACCGGATGGCCGGCTTTCGCGTTATCGGTATCTACGATGCCAATCCGGCCAAAGCGGAAGCGGCCGCGGGCGGCGATCCTTCCATTACGGTATTCCCTACGCTTGAGGCGATGCTTAAGCATCCGGAGGTGCAAATCGTCGACATCGCCGTGCCGGCCAAGTTTCAGCCGGGAATCGCCATACAGGCCGCGCAAAGCGGCAGGCATCTATTATGTCAAAAGCCGCTCGCGGAAAGCTACGGAGCCGCGAAAGAGCTTGTGCGCGCATGCGCCGAGTGCGGCATCAAGGCGGCGGTCAACCAGCAGATGCGCTGGTCCCCGGGCATACAGGCCAGCCGCTCCGTCGTGAAAAACGGGTGGTTGGGCGAGCCGCTTCAGGCGTCCATCCAGGTCAATGTCCGCACTTATTGGGAAAACTGGCCCTGGCTGACGCAAACGCCGACGCTGGAGGTCATGTACCACAGCATTCATTATTTGGACAGCATCCGTTATGTGCTCGGGCTCAGACCCGAATACGTATATGCCGACGGCGCGCGTTTTCCGGGGCAGCCTTACCGTGGGGAAACCCGGACGATGATTCATATCAAATTCCCCGGGGAAGCCCGCGGGCTCGTCCACGATAACCACAACAACCGGATGCCGCAGGACGACTGGTATGCGACATTCCGCTTTGAAGGGACGGAAGGGATCGTCAAGGGAACAAACGGTGCGCTCTATAATTATCCCGAAGGGCGCGAGGACACGGTCGGTTTTTACAGCGGTCGATTGGAATTGGGGAGTCTGTACGAGCCGAAGCTGGAGGGAAGATGGTTCCCTCACGCCTTTATGGGCACGATGGGCGAGCTGATGCGGGCCATTGAGGAAAACCGCGAGCCGGAAAACAGCGCTGCCGACAATCTGATCACATTGCAAACCGTTTTTGCCGCATACCGTTCCATGGCCGAAAATCGTGCGGTATACTTGGAGGAAGTGGATGCGTGA
- a CDS encoding Gfo/Idh/MocA family protein has product MGKKRYVICGVSTRANGMFIRPMLETFSAHCEIVGLLDADPGRFENCFRKFPTLKGLPVYFPGQFGQMLRETEPDVVIVAGADYTHADYIVQALEHHLEVISEKPMVTSGIDCRRVLDAQASSRGKLYVAFNYRYSPIHTRIKELILEGRVGRVTSIDLNWYLDTYHGASYFKRWNRKRSHSGGLSVHKSTHHFDLVSWWIGQKPVEAFAYGALNYFGPGGELNPAKEDGRFCGTCRVKTDCEYFMRWSTRSKEIVPEDDHLTQIDVQPGSRTGYRADGCIFDSEIDIEDTYAAAVKYDRGALLSYSVNFSLPYEGYRLAINGTKGRIETQEVMTKRTSYSVPEQTIEYFPLFGGKETIHVVPRPGGHGGGDPLILEDLFLGPDPRRSYEILAGAEAGADSVLTGEAVWKSVQAGRPVRISDLLASGIAEGGCGSSVR; this is encoded by the coding sequence TTGGGCAAAAAAAGATACGTCATCTGCGGAGTCAGCACGCGGGCGAACGGCATGTTTATCCGTCCCATGCTGGAGACGTTTTCCGCGCATTGCGAAATCGTCGGCCTGCTCGACGCGGATCCCGGACGGTTCGAAAACTGCTTCCGGAAGTTCCCGACGCTTAAAGGGCTGCCCGTATATTTTCCCGGGCAATTCGGGCAGATGCTCCGGGAGACGGAGCCGGATGTTGTTATTGTCGCGGGGGCGGATTACACCCATGCGGATTATATAGTGCAGGCGCTGGAACATCATCTTGAGGTGATCTCGGAGAAACCGATGGTGACGAGCGGAATCGATTGCCGGCGGGTTTTGGACGCGCAGGCAAGCAGCCGGGGCAAGCTGTACGTCGCCTTTAACTATCGTTATTCTCCCATCCATACGCGAATCAAGGAATTGATTTTGGAGGGGCGGGTAGGCCGGGTAACGTCCATCGATTTGAACTGGTATCTCGATACGTATCACGGGGCGAGTTATTTTAAAAGGTGGAACCGCAAAAGAAGCCACTCCGGAGGGCTGTCGGTACATAAAAGCACGCATCATTTCGATCTGGTCAGCTGGTGGATCGGCCAGAAGCCGGTGGAAGCGTTCGCTTACGGGGCGCTGAACTATTTCGGTCCCGGCGGCGAGCTCAATCCGGCCAAGGAGGACGGCCGGTTTTGCGGCACGTGCCGGGTCAAGACGGATTGTGAATATTTCATGCGTTGGTCGACAAGGAGCAAGGAAATCGTACCCGAGGACGACCACCTGACCCAAATCGACGTGCAGCCGGGCAGCCGGACCGGGTACCGGGCGGACGGGTGCATTTTCGACTCGGAAATCGATATTGAAGATACTTACGCGGCCGCCGTCAAATACGACCGGGGGGCGCTTCTCAGCTACTCGGTCAATTTTTCGCTGCCTTACGAAGGGTACCGCCTCGCCATCAACGGGACGAAGGGGCGGATCGAAACGCAGGAAGTGATGACGAAGCGGACGTCGTATTCGGTCCCGGAACAAACGATCGAATATTTCCCGTTATTCGGAGGAAAGGAAACGATCCATGTCGTCCCGAGGCCCGGAGGGCATGGCGGAGGCGATCCGCTTATTTTGGAGGATCTGTTTCTCGGACCTGACCCGCGCCGGTCTTACGAAATATTGGCGGGTGCCGAGGCGGGGGCCGATTCGGTGCTGACCGGCGAAGCGGTGTGGAAGTCGGTCCAAGCCGGCAGGCCCGTACGTATATCCGATCTTTTGGCATCGGGAATTGCAGAAGGAGGATGCGGCAGCAGTGTTCGATAA
- a CDS encoding ABC transporter substrate-binding protein, protein MSVVLRGITWNHTRGYVPMVATSQRFSEMYPDVSIEWDKRSLQEFADKPIQSLIERYDLLVIDHPWAGFATRSRVLLPLNEYIPVEFMRDQADHSVGKSHESYLFDGCQTALAIDAATPVASWREDVLQRHGMQVPGNWQELLRLAGKNIVAFAAIPIDSLMNFYMFCLAHGEEPFAGEDEVVSNDVGRAALETMRELAALCRPDIFRWNPIAVYEAMAGTDEIGYCPFAYGYSNYAREGYGKHRLSFGDLVAFGESGRLRSTLGGTGLAISSSCKHKDEALKYAQFAASPEIQRTLYAESGGQPGHRSAWTCDETNRRTGDYFIRTLPALDRAYVRPRYNGYLHFQDRAGDHVREYMMQGGNPGEALERMKRLYRDSLTIAKG, encoded by the coding sequence ATGAGCGTCGTACTTCGCGGCATTACATGGAATCATACGCGCGGATACGTTCCGATGGTCGCGACTTCGCAGCGTTTTTCCGAGATGTATCCGGACGTTTCGATCGAATGGGACAAACGGTCGTTGCAGGAATTCGCAGACAAGCCGATCCAGTCGTTAATCGAACGATACGACCTGCTGGTGATCGATCATCCTTGGGCGGGCTTCGCAACCCGGTCGCGCGTGCTGCTGCCTTTAAACGAATATATCCCCGTGGAATTTATGCGGGATCAGGCGGACCATTCCGTCGGAAAATCCCACGAGAGTTACCTGTTTGACGGCTGCCAAACGGCGCTGGCTATCGATGCGGCAACTCCGGTCGCCTCCTGGCGGGAGGACGTTTTGCAGCGGCACGGCATGCAGGTGCCGGGGAACTGGCAGGAGCTGCTCCGGCTCGCCGGAAAAAATATCGTCGCCTTCGCGGCCATTCCGATCGACAGCCTGATGAATTTTTACATGTTTTGTCTGGCTCATGGGGAAGAACCTTTTGCCGGGGAAGATGAGGTTGTCTCGAACGATGTCGGACGCGCAGCGCTCGAAACGATGCGGGAGCTTGCTGCGCTCTGCCGGCCGGACATATTCCGCTGGAACCCGATTGCGGTATACGAAGCGATGGCCGGCACGGATGAGATCGGATACTGCCCGTTCGCCTACGGCTATTCCAACTATGCGCGCGAAGGCTATGGAAAACATCGCCTGTCCTTCGGCGACCTGGTCGCATTCGGCGAATCCGGCCGGCTGCGCTCGACGCTCGGCGGAACCGGCCTCGCAATCTCCTCCTCCTGCAAGCATAAGGATGAAGCGTTGAAATATGCGCAGTTTGCCGCGTCTCCCGAAATTCAGCGGACGCTGTATGCGGAAAGCGGCGGACAGCCGGGACACCGCAGCGCATGGACTTGCGACGAGACGAACCGGCGGACGGGAGATTATTTTATCCGCACGCTGCCTGCTCTTGACCGGGCTTATGTGCGGCCGAGGTATAACGGATATTTGCATTTTCAAGACCGGGCCGGGGACCATGTCCGCGAATATATGATGCAGGGCGGCAATCCCGGCGAGGCTCTCGAACGGATGAAGCGCTTGTACCGGGACTCGTTAACTATCGCAAAGGGGTGA
- a CDS encoding MaoC family dehydratase, whose product MIRTLFFEDYEVGTARETFGRTVTEADIVLHAGQTGDFYPHHMDAEWCRQQDFGQRIAHGTLIFSVAVGMTASEVNPEAFSYGYDRLRFVKPVFIGDTIRVRATIHEKKDHPKRPEYGIVSERCEVFNQRGETVLACEHLLMVRKKTVH is encoded by the coding sequence ATGATTCGCACCTTGTTTTTTGAAGACTACGAAGTCGGGACGGCGCGCGAGACGTTCGGCAGAACGGTGACGGAGGCGGATATCGTGCTGCACGCCGGGCAAACCGGCGATTTTTACCCGCATCATATGGATGCCGAATGGTGCCGGCAGCAGGATTTCGGCCAGCGCATCGCGCACGGAACGCTAATTTTCAGCGTAGCGGTCGGCATGACGGCGTCCGAGGTCAATCCGGAGGCGTTTTCCTACGGCTACGATCGGCTTCGTTTTGTGAAGCCGGTTTTTATCGGGGATACAATTCGGGTACGGGCGACGATTCATGAAAAAAAGGATCATCCGAAGCGGCCGGAATACGGCATCGTCAGCGAACGCTGCGAGGTGTTCAACCAGCGCGGCGAAACGGTGCTTGCCTGCGAGCATTTGCTCATGGTGAGGAAAAAGACCGTACATTGA
- a CDS encoding extracellular solute-binding protein: protein MEAKRLKLISREFAGFEASFGVQAQHFENLHPGWKIDREFEEIHRLYERMLVEKEALSGRHDLFLCVTDWLPEAIRQGYLLPLDGYLREDPPEGWPDAWAPSMRGLQIGEDGKTYGIAYHDGPEMFIYRSDLFSDPQEKAAFSGRFGYELAVPRTWTQFVDIAKFFTRPEEGLYGALTASYPDGHNNVYDFLIHLWSRGGELVTTGWEPVFHRCEGQEALQFLVDLIHKHRVVPMEALEMDSVRSGNYFAQGGVAMMWNWAGFAAVAEMPRVSRIAGKVRTGLIPGGDGPGGRHMSLNIYWVLGIAAGSRNPDMAYRFIKETASAVMDKATSLCGGNGTRLSTWRDEEVRRKFPYYEHIEEVHKQVNSPLPIPEYPAINEVLSQMADDALRLRVSVPDALEKAAEQVRIILKKAGHC, encoded by the coding sequence ATGGAAGCGAAACGGCTGAAGCTGATCTCGCGGGAGTTCGCCGGTTTTGAAGCGTCATTCGGAGTGCAGGCGCAGCACTTTGAAAACCTCCACCCCGGCTGGAAGATCGACCGCGAATTTGAAGAAATACACCGGCTCTACGAGCGGATGCTTGTCGAAAAAGAAGCGCTTTCCGGCCGGCACGATTTGTTTTTGTGCGTGACGGATTGGCTGCCGGAGGCGATTCGGCAAGGTTATCTGCTGCCGCTTGACGGCTATTTGCGCGAAGATCCGCCGGAGGGCTGGCCGGACGCGTGGGCACCCAGCATGCGCGGGCTGCAGATCGGCGAGGACGGGAAAACGTACGGCATCGCTTATCACGACGGGCCGGAGATGTTCATTTACCGCAGCGATCTGTTTTCCGATCCGCAGGAGAAGGCCGCTTTTTCGGGCCGCTTCGGGTATGAGCTGGCTGTGCCCCGCACCTGGACGCAGTTTGTCGATATCGCCAAATTTTTTACAAGACCCGAAGAAGGTTTGTACGGAGCTTTGACGGCGTCTTATCCTGACGGGCACAACAATGTGTACGACTTTCTCATTCATCTGTGGAGCCGCGGAGGGGAACTCGTGACGACCGGTTGGGAGCCCGTATTTCACCGTTGCGAAGGGCAGGAGGCCCTGCAGTTTTTGGTCGACCTGATCCACAAACACCGGGTGGTGCCAATGGAAGCGCTGGAGATGGACAGCGTGCGGAGCGGGAATTATTTTGCCCAAGGCGGCGTCGCGATGATGTGGAATTGGGCCGGATTTGCCGCCGTAGCGGAAATGCCCAGGGTGTCGCGGATCGCCGGAAAAGTCCGGACCGGCCTTATACCGGGAGGGGATGGACCGGGTGGCCGCCATATGTCGCTGAATATTTACTGGGTTCTCGGCATCGCGGCAGGCAGCCGAAACCCGGACATGGCTTACCGTTTCATCAAGGAAACGGCGTCGGCGGTTATGGACAAAGCAACGTCACTGTGCGGAGGAAACGGCACGCGCCTTTCCACGTGGCGGGACGAAGAGGTGCGCCGAAAGTTCCCGTATTACGAACATATCGAAGAAGTACATAAGCAGGTGAACAGTCCGCTGCCCATTCCGGAGTATCCCGCAATAAACGAAGTCCTGTCGCAAATGGCGGACGATGCTTTGCGGCTTCGCGTTTCCGTGCCGGATGCGCTCGAAAAGGCGGCCGAACAGGTGCGGATTATTTTGAAAAAAGCCGGCCACTGTTGA
- a CDS encoding CaiB/BaiF CoA transferase family protein: MAAADSISSDGFEPQPGSPPPARFEPRGDVYPPAGRGPRNVSDPADGLGREDHVRPQVDSGTPESFKPLEGLLVLDFSQFLSGPSAALRLADLGARVIKVERPDGGDLCRRLYISNLELDGDSTLFHSINRNKESVSANLKNPDDLRFVRALIEKADVMIQNFRPGVIERIGLHYEAVREWNPRLVYGEITGYGKTGPWSGKPGQDLLVQSLSGLAWLNGDAGQPPVPFGLSVADMFAGAHLAQGILACLVRRGVTGKGGYVEVSLLESILDLQFEVLTTHLNDGGKLPERSAVNNAHAYLGAPYGIYRTSDGYIALAMGSVIQLGQLLECEALAAFHDPSTWFTCRDEIKAILSGHLAKRPTAYWIFRLEPADYWCADVLNWKQLLEHEAFRALHMTQTTVNGSGAALATTRCPIRIDGKMLLSPVGAPKIGEHNSKIKAEVFGG; the protein is encoded by the coding sequence ATGGCAGCAGCGGATTCCATTTCGTCGGACGGGTTTGAACCGCAGCCAGGTTCCCCTCCGCCGGCACGCTTTGAACCGCGGGGGGACGTTTACCCGCCGGCCGGTCGCGGGCCGAGAAACGTCTCCGACCCGGCGGATGGCCTTGGAAGAGAAGACCATGTCCGACCGCAGGTTGACAGCGGCACGCCGGAGAGCTTCAAACCTTTGGAAGGATTGCTTGTCCTCGATTTTTCCCAGTTTTTATCGGGTCCGTCTGCCGCTTTGCGGCTTGCCGATCTGGGGGCCAGAGTGATCAAGGTGGAACGCCCCGACGGCGGCGATTTGTGCCGCAGGCTGTACATTTCCAACCTGGAGCTGGATGGGGACAGCACGTTGTTTCATTCGATCAACCGCAACAAGGAAAGCGTTTCCGCCAATCTGAAAAACCCGGACGACCTCCGGTTCGTTCGCGCTTTGATCGAAAAGGCGGACGTGATGATCCAAAACTTTCGTCCCGGGGTGATCGAAAGAATCGGCCTGCATTACGAGGCTGTTCGCGAATGGAACCCCCGGCTTGTTTACGGTGAAATTACCGGCTACGGCAAAACCGGCCCATGGAGCGGCAAGCCCGGCCAGGATCTGCTCGTCCAGTCGCTCTCCGGGCTCGCCTGGCTGAACGGGGACGCCGGTCAGCCGCCGGTTCCTTTCGGCCTGTCCGTCGCCGATATGTTTGCCGGCGCGCACCTGGCGCAGGGCATTCTCGCCTGCCTCGTGCGGCGGGGAGTGACGGGTAAGGGAGGGTATGTCGAGGTCAGCCTGCTCGAATCGATCCTCGATTTGCAGTTCGAGGTGTTGACCACGCATCTGAACGACGGAGGCAAGCTGCCGGAGAGAAGTGCGGTCAATAACGCCCACGCTTACCTGGGAGCGCCATACGGCATTTACCGGACTTCGGACGGTTACATCGCTTTGGCGATGGGGTCGGTCATCCAGCTTGGACAGCTGCTTGAGTGCGAGGCTCTGGCGGCTTTTCACGATCCGTCCACCTGGTTTACGTGCAGGGACGAAATCAAAGCCATTCTCAGCGGCCATTTGGCAAAACGGCCCACGGCATACTGGATTTTCCGCCTGGAGCCGGCGGATTATTGGTGCGCCGACGTGCTGAATTGGAAGCAGCTGCTGGAGCATGAAGCTTTCCGCGCCCTGCATATGACGCAAACGACGGTCAACGGCAGCGGGGCGGCGCTCGCGACAACGCGCTGCCCGATCCGCATCGACGGCAAGATGCTGCTCTCCCCCGTAGGCGCACCGAAAATCGGCGAGCATAACAGCAAAATCAAAGCGGAGGTGTTCGGCGGATGA
- a CDS encoding alpha/beta hydrolase family protein, with translation MFDKLENSGIAHFDVKSQLPRWVYESAMRAAEKGEQARSAIGSKEELRRRQQKIREGLEQCLGGLPAAATPLNPQITGSVQGEGFRVEKVIFEPRPCVYATANLYIPDGTDGPRGAVLVLCGHREQAKHCDEYQTVCHYLVHAGLIVMALDPVGQGERFGFYDPAAGQAPMTSVTEHENVGRQLLPLGDSLARYMLHDAERAIDYLCSRPEVDPHRIGVTGHSGGGTQTALVMMHDRRIAAAAPGGFIMNRPYFLLTGKAQDAEQKWPGFSALGFDHEDIVLAMAPRPVLVLATTYDSVPIEGARHTVAVNRRFWDMYGRSGDLDIFEDENVHKFTPALARAAARFFSGHLLGREVDPDDGAIKLFPAEQLWCTRSGQVVGEFAQAKTTHAENADRLAEFEVSRRALPERELKSRALAWLHGAVFYNRRPCELNPRISGAGEIEHLWVLRTIWWSQHGLLNHALQFFDADAWGKRLPVTIAVWEGGTSVLETHADWIMETCASGRIAMVLNPTGIGPLLPHLNSPTDKPFKRFGVIDKHTDELMWLGDSMAAVRTFDVLRAVELAAGLKNVDPDDIRLYGSGRYAVYAGLAALLDPRIRSVRMENRMSSIGDWIREPFYDETDSLSFILPGMLRYFDLPDADRWLAEEGRLQQVAAEESGKEAAG, from the coding sequence GTGTTCGATAAACTGGAAAATTCGGGTATCGCCCATTTTGATGTAAAAAGCCAACTGCCCAGGTGGGTGTACGAATCCGCCATGCGTGCGGCGGAAAAAGGCGAGCAGGCGCGCAGCGCGATCGGGAGCAAGGAGGAGCTGAGGCGGCGGCAGCAGAAGATCCGAGAAGGGTTGGAGCAGTGCCTTGGCGGGCTGCCCGCAGCGGCCACCCCGCTTAACCCGCAAATTACCGGCTCCGTACAAGGGGAAGGCTTCCGGGTCGAGAAGGTGATTTTCGAGCCGAGACCTTGCGTGTACGCAACGGCAAACCTTTATATACCGGATGGAACGGACGGTCCACGCGGTGCCGTGCTGGTGTTATGCGGGCATCGCGAGCAGGCGAAGCACTGCGACGAATACCAAACGGTATGCCATTATTTGGTGCACGCCGGACTGATCGTGATGGCGCTCGATCCGGTAGGCCAAGGCGAGCGGTTCGGGTTCTACGATCCGGCTGCAGGGCAGGCGCCGATGACCAGCGTGACGGAGCATGAAAATGTCGGCCGCCAGCTTTTGCCGTTAGGCGACAGCCTGGCCCGTTACATGCTTCATGACGCCGAACGAGCGATCGATTATTTATGCAGCCGGCCGGAGGTCGATCCGCATCGCATCGGGGTCACCGGACATTCCGGAGGCGGTACGCAAACAGCGCTCGTCATGATGCACGATCGGCGGATCGCTGCGGCGGCACCCGGCGGGTTCATCATGAACCGGCCGTATTTTTTGCTGACCGGCAAGGCGCAGGACGCCGAGCAGAAGTGGCCCGGCTTCTCCGCGCTCGGCTTCGATCACGAAGACATCGTGCTGGCGATGGCTCCCCGCCCGGTGCTCGTGCTCGCTACGACGTACGATTCCGTGCCGATCGAGGGGGCGCGGCATACGGTTGCCGTGAACCGCAGGTTTTGGGACATGTACGGCCGGAGCGGCGATCTCGATATTTTCGAGGATGAGAATGTGCACAAGTTTACCCCTGCGCTCGCCCGGGCGGCGGCCCGGTTTTTCTCGGGGCATCTGCTCGGCAGGGAGGTCGACCCGGATGACGGTGCGATCAAGTTGTTTCCTGCCGAGCAGCTGTGGTGCACGCGGAGCGGCCAGGTGGTCGGCGAATTCGCGCAGGCCAAAACCACGCACGCGGAAAACGCCGATCGGCTTGCGGAGTTCGAGGTGTCGCGCCGGGCGCTGCCGGAGCGCGAGCTGAAAAGCCGCGCATTGGCTTGGCTGCACGGCGCCGTATTTTACAACAGGCGGCCTTGCGAGCTCAACCCGCGCATTTCCGGCGCCGGGGAAATCGAACATCTGTGGGTGCTCCGCACGATATGGTGGAGCCAGCACGGGCTGCTGAACCACGCGCTGCAGTTTTTCGACGCCGATGCCTGGGGAAAACGGCTCCCGGTGACGATTGCCGTTTGGGAAGGCGGGACAAGTGTGCTCGAAACCCATGCGGACTGGATTATGGAAACATGCGCCTCGGGAAGGATCGCGATGGTGCTGAATCCGACCGGGATCGGCCCGCTGCTGCCGCACCTGAACTCCCCTACGGATAAGCCGTTCAAACGGTTCGGCGTCATCGACAAGCATACCGACGAGCTGATGTGGCTTGGCGACAGCATGGCCGCCGTGCGCACGTTCGACGTGCTGCGCGCCGTAGAGCTGGCGGCCGGCTTGAAAAACGTCGACCCGGACGATATCCGGCTTTACGGCAGCGGCCGTTATGCCGTATACGCCGGGCTCGCCGCCCTGCTCGATCCGCGCATCCGCAGCGTGCGCATGGAAAACCGGATGAGCAGCATCGGCGATTGGATCCGGGAGCCGTTTTACGACGAAACGGACTCGTTAAGTTTTATTTTGCCGGGGATGCTCCGCTACTTCGATCTGCCGGATGCGGACCGGTGGCTTGCGGAAGAAGGCAGGCTGCAGCAGGTGGCTGCGGAGGAGAGCGGGAAAGAGGCCGCCGGCTAG